From Virgibacillus ihumii, the proteins below share one genomic window:
- a CDS encoding group-specific protein: MGQCNIDHTHEDVVNKLNSQEAYLPSWLTSEIQSFLTKEHAQDTLNELFHLLKKYDLSSENEQGNRNEKMKALIGASE; this comes from the coding sequence ATGGGACAATGTAATATTGATCATACACATGAGGATGTCGTGAACAAACTCAACAGTCAGGAAGCATATCTGCCCAGTTGGTTAACCAGCGAAATCCAAAGCTTTTTGACGAAGGAGCATGCACAGGATACGTTAAATGAATTATTTCATCTGCTGAAAAAATATGATTTATCATCTGAAAATGAGCAGGGAAACAGGAATGAAAAAATGAAAGCTCTGATCGGTGCGAGTGAATAA
- a CDS encoding MarR family winged helix-turn-helix transcriptional regulator has protein sequence MHENLSLKAFVVLMKASKSVEEMIRQDIKSYGVSITEFSILEALYHKGRLTVNQICEAVLIKSGSMTYVIKKLEEKGLLNRKACAEDRRVIHVYLTSEGEKLMDDIFPKHQKVIENIFGVIDSDEKQSIISSLKRVGLQDKD, from the coding sequence ATGCATGAAAATTTATCGTTGAAGGCTTTTGTTGTACTGATGAAGGCTTCAAAATCAGTTGAAGAAATGATCAGGCAGGATATTAAAAGCTATGGTGTAAGTATAACAGAATTCTCTATTTTAGAGGCTCTTTACCATAAAGGAAGACTGACTGTTAATCAGATTTGTGAGGCTGTGCTTATTAAAAGCGGATCGATGACGTACGTGATTAAAAAACTTGAGGAAAAAGGATTACTTAATCGCAAAGCCTGTGCGGAGGACCGCAGAGTAATTCATGTGTATTTGACAAGTGAAGGGGAAAAGCTGATGGACGATATATTCCCGAAACATCAAAAGGTAATTGAAAATATATTCGGGGTAATTGATTCTGACGAGAAACAATCCATTATCAGCAGCCTGAAACGCGTCGGTCTGCAGGACAAGGACTAA
- a CDS encoding alpha/beta hydrolase, whose translation MKHIFKTGNDSTKPTFLLLHGTGGTEEDLLPLAEAIDKDANVLSVRGNVSENGMPRFFKRLAEGVFDEEDLVARTKELHAFLDEAAEEYDFNRNNIVAIGYSNGANIAASLMFHYQDALKGAILHHPMVPRRGIDLPDLSDKNVFIGAGTNDPICSAQESEDLKSLLENAGANVELHWESRGHQLTPGEVQAAAQWYMQ comes from the coding sequence ATGAAACATATTTTTAAAACAGGTAATGATTCAACTAAACCTACATTTCTGCTGCTTCACGGCACGGGTGGAACCGAAGAGGATTTGTTGCCGCTTGCTGAAGCAATCGACAAAGATGCAAATGTCTTAAGTGTTCGCGGAAATGTTTCGGAAAATGGAATGCCCCGTTTTTTCAAAAGACTGGCAGAAGGTGTATTTGACGAAGAGGATTTAGTCGCACGCACAAAAGAATTACATGCGTTTCTGGACGAAGCTGCTGAAGAATACGACTTTAACCGGAACAATATAGTGGCAATCGGTTATTCCAATGGCGCCAATATTGCGGCAAGCCTGATGTTCCATTATCAGGATGCATTAAAAGGGGCTATTTTGCACCATCCGATGGTTCCGCGCCGTGGTATAGACCTGCCTGATTTATCCGATAAAAATGTCTTTATTGGTGCAGGTACAAACGACCCTATTTGTTCTGCACAGGAATCAGAGGATCTTAAATCGCTTTTGGAAAATGCAGGCGCCAATGTTGAACTGCACTGGGAAAGCAGAGGGCACCAATTGACCCCAGGCGAGGTACAAGCAGCTGCACAATGGTACATGCAATAA